The genomic window CGTTGATTGCGATGGGCAGAATCTCAAGCTCTATCTAGGCATTTCCAACAATCTTCCACACACTCCACACAGGCGCATGACATAGACAATGCCGCATTTTTGCGCGACACCTTTGCGGGAATTTATGCAGGCTCGCATTGTGAGGCTTGCGCACAAAATCCGCTTCAAACCCTACTTGCCTATGCGCAGGCTATGCTCGGAATCCCATCGCTCAAGAAACCACACAAACAAAGCAAGAAATACTGCATTTCGCTTGTTGGGGGAAATGCATGATGAATCCATCACATCTTAGGGAAATCTACCATAACGTTAAAGCCAAACTTCATGAAATCAATGCATGCCTCGCCAATCAAGAAGGGGAATATTTTAAAAAACAAGTTCTGTCTCTCGAAAATGTTCAAAAAGACCTTGATTCCAAGTTAGATTCCTTAAACCAAGATGCTGAATGGGATATTTTTACCATTGCATTCTATGGTGAAACCAATGCAGGAAAATCTACTCTCATTGAAGCCCTGCGGATTTATTTTGGAGAAAAAACAAAAATGGATTCATGGAATGAATTTAAAAATATCTATGAGCCATTTATAAAACAAAAAGAAAACTTGGAACAAAATATACATGAACAAGAACAAGCTATTGACGAATTATCTAAATATATTTTAGAACAAATGCTATTAGAACAACATAAGCGAAAATCTCTTTGGTATCGCTTTTTCTCATTTTTTAGCACCCATTCTCTAGCAAAACAAATTAAAAATCTTGAAAAAGAGCTTGATAATAAGAAATCACTCTACAATCAAACTCAAGAATCCTTACAGACCTTATTGAATAGATTGCTTCGCTTGAGTGATGGCAACATAATTGGCGATGGACGTTCGGATTTCACGCGTGAGGTAACTTCTTATATCTTTAGTATCAACAATCAAAACTTCCAAATCCTTGATGTGCCCGGCATTGAAGGCGATGAAATACAAGTGAACAATTCCATACTTTCCGCAACAAGGAAGGCGCATTGTGTGTTCTATATTACACGCGTGCCCACTCCTCCACAAAAGGGCGATGATAACAAAAAAGGCACGCTCGAAAAAATTAAAGAGCATTTAGGTGCACAAACAGAAGTATATAGTATCTTCAATAAATCCATCACCAATACTCAACGACTAGAACAAGCTTTGGTCAATGAGGGCGAAAAGCAAAGCCTACAAGTGCTCGATGAAAAAATGCAAGAAGCTTTGGGCGAACATTATGTTGGCAGAAAAGAGCTTTCTGCAAAAGTAGCCTTTCTGGCTCTTGCTGAATGTTTGTTTGCTGAAAGCAAGAAACGTGAGAGGGAAAAATTTTTAAGTAAATATGACTCGATAACCTTACTTCAGAAAAGTGGTTTTGGGGAATTTGCAGATTTTATTGTAAGGGATTTGGTCAAAGACACACAAGGCAAAATCAAAAAATCCCATTACAATAGAGCCAATGCAATACTTTGTGGACTTCAAGGATTACTTACAAAGATTTCTGCGACATACGAAAAACTTTTAAGCGATGCCAAAAATGAAGTAGATGATACAAAAAATAATCTTGAACACATCAAAACTCAAAACCTAAAAGCAATCTCAAATAAGATTGATGAATGTATCGAAGAATTTAAAATAAATATAAGGAAGTATACTTATAAACTCATTGATTCCGATGTGAGTGATAAAGAGTTTGAAAGACTACAAAAAGACATACAAGAAGAACTAGATAATCTCAAGAGACGCATTTCGTATATGATTCAAGACTTTAATTACAATCTTCAAATAGACTTTGGACATGATATATCTATGGACATGAAAAGTGGCATTGACACTGTGGGAATTCCTTTTACCCTGGCAAACTCTTGGAATCCCGTAGGCTGGACGGCTGCTGCACTAATGGGGATAGCGATGTTGATAGGTCTTGGTAAGTCTATATATAAATTTTTCAGCTCCGATTATAAAAAATCGGAGCAAAAAAGAGTAGCTAACAAAAATCTCGAAAGAATATCAGAAAATATCAAAGAAAACACAGAAAAAGAGCTGGAGAAGCTTCGCAGAAACGTAAATGAGTATATGCAAACGCTCCAACAAGAATGCGAAACAGTAACTGAACACATACGAGAGCCTTATATTTTTATTTGTCGAACACAAAAAGAAGTCAAGCAACTCACATACCAAATCCAACGCGAAGGAGAACTTCCATGACAAACACTATTCAGAGTTTCAAAGAACAACAAAGTAAAGCCCTAGAGACCTGTAAAAATCTTTTGGCTTTCTTGGAAAAAGGAAAGGAGATAGAAGTATTCATTGATGAAAATCTAATCAATAAGCTCTTGAGGACAATAAGTGAGATAGATTCCAAAAAGCTCAAAGTGGCTCTCGTTGGTGGATTTTCAGAAGGAAAAACGTCTATTGCGGCGGCATGGCTTGAAAGACTTGATAAATCAAGCATGAAAATTAGCCATGAAGAATCGTCAGACATGCTAGCAATATATGAACTAGGAGATGACATTGAGCTCATCGACACACCTGGCTTGTTTGGCTTTAAGGAAAAACATAGCGGCGCAAATGTTGAAAAATACAAAGACATCACGCGTAAATATATCAGCGAAGCACATTTGCTTTTGTATGTTATGAATGCGGCAAATCCTATTAAAGAAAGTCATAAAGATGATTTAAACTGGCTATTTAGGACGTTAAATCTATTGCCAAGAACCATTTTTGTTTTAAGTAAATTCGATGAAGTCGTTGACATCGAAGAACAAGATTCTTACCAAGAAGCCTTAAAAATTAAAAAGGAAAGCATAACCAAAAGATTGAGCGACTTGATTGAACTATCCAACAAGGAATGTGAAACTCTTTCAATTGTAGCCGTTGCGGCAAATCCTCTTGATAAGGGCTTTGAACATTGGCAACAAAACATGCAAGAATTTAAAGCACTATCACATATAGAAAGCCTACAAAACGCTACACAAGAAAAAATCATAACTAATGGCGGTTTTGAACTTATTGTGCTTGAAAGCATAAAAAGCATAATTGCAGATGTAATACACAAACAATTACCACTAATTACAGATGAAAATGAAAATATAAGTCAAGCCAAAATAAGATTTATTGAAGGCACAAAGCACTTGCAGTCAGACATGAAAAGACTAGAAGAAAATATTTCAGAATCAAGAAGAAGTTTGCGCAATTTTGCGACAAATTATTTTACAGACCTGATTCTACAACTACAAGGCACAAGCCTAAAAACTTTTGGAGAATTTTTTGAACGCGAGATAGAAGTGAGGGCATTATTCTAAATACAAGAATCCAGAATGAATTTGACAAACAAACTGAATATGTGCATCTCGAATTTCAAAAAATTGCTACACATTTTGAAGCAAAAATCGACACTTTTTCTAAGTTTATAAATACTGCAGGGAAAGAGGGATTGGGCTATATTCAAAAATCTGGAGTCATTAATGCTAATAATGTAAAAATAGTACGAGATAGCATGGTAAATTTTGGAAAAATAGTGGGCGTAGATTTGACTCAAGCCTTAAAATTTCAACCTTGGGGTGCCGTCAAGCTTGCAAAAGGGGCAAATGTTGCCGTTGCCGTAGCGGGCATAGCATTTGAGCTATGGGATAGCTACAAACAATACGAGAAAGAGCAGGAATTTCAAAAAGTAAAAGATGGCATTAAAGAAAATCTTGAGGGACAAAGAAAAGAAATCTTAGAGCTTGTTAATGGTGAAAGTTTTATAGAAACATTTTTTAAAAACTATATGCAGTTAAAAGATAAATATACAGAGATAAACAATGAAATGAAGGCTATCGAATCCAAACAACAAACATTTGAACAATGGGCAAATGAGGCTAAAAAGATTGAAGAACAATCTAAACAACTACTCATGGGACAAAATCAATAGAGGAGAGAGAATGAAAGCAACAACAGAAAAGGAATTGGCAGAAGCAATTGAAAGTGGTGCAAGCAGCATCGAAATATATGGCGACTTAGCAAGGCATACTATTGGCATTAAGGCAACGGGACAAGTGGCATGGTTGGTTGCCATTGGTGCGATTGGAGTCGCGGTGGCTTCCCTCATGGTTTCGCCCGCAACCGCTGGAATCACTTCAGGATTTGCTGCAGCATCTGCCGCGGGAGCTGTGGGCATTCTTGGTGCTGCCACAACCGCAACAGCAATCAGCATTGCGGTGGCAGCAGGAGGTGTTGGTATTTTGAACAGCTTGAGAGATTATAATATGGAAAAAATCTCTGACACACATGTGAAGCTGACTAAATCATAAAACCAAATTGTGATTCTATTTGTTGTCTTTTGCGGCTTCAGATGTGCCTATTTTGGCATAGAAGATTTTAGATTAATTTTTATCATTATGATGTCATTGCAACACAGAAAGGAACGAGATGATACAACCAGCGGCTGTAAAATATACATGCAAGTGTGGCTTTAGAGAATCTACCAACCCCAAAGTGATGCGCTCAACCCATTGCACGCGCAATACGCATGCGCCTGCCCCAGATGTGGCGAGATGATGTCGGGCGAGGCATTGCCACCCAAAAAACGTTATGGCTTCACTTTTTCGGACGGCATGCCAGACGAAGAATTGCTCAAAAAGACATTGGAAAACTACTTTCGTAAACTAGGACAGCGGAATAGAGATGAATAATGAAATCACCCGCAAAAATCCAAAAGAATGCACCACGAATCGATAAGAGAATCGAGACTATATTTTGCATTTGCGGGGCTTGTTGAGGGCAAAGAAAAGATGCGAATCTCTCGCGTAAATTTGA from Helicobacter typhlonius includes these protein-coding regions:
- a CDS encoding GTPase, coding for MNPSHLREIYHNVKAKLHEINACLANQEGEYFKKQVLSLENVQKDLDSKLDSLNQDAEWDIFTIAFYGETNAGKSTLIEALRIYFGEKTKMDSWNEFKNIYEPFIKQKENLEQNIHEQEQAIDELSKYILEQMLLEQHKRKSLWYRFFSFFSTHSLAKQIKNLEKELDNKKSLYNQTQESLQTLLNRLLRLSDGNIIGDGRSDFTREVTSYIFSINNQNFQILDVPGIEGDEIQVNNSILSATRKAHCVFYITRVPTPPQKGDDNKKGTLEKIKEHLGAQTEVYSIFNKSITNTQRLEQALVNEGEKQSLQVLDEKMQEALGEHYVGRKELSAKVAFLALAECLFAESKKREREKFLSKYDSITLLQKSGFGEFADFIVRDLVKDTQGKIKKSHYNRANAILCGLQGLLTKISATYEKLLSDAKNEVDDTKNNLEHIKTQNLKAISNKIDECIEEFKINIRKYTYKLIDSDVSDKEFERLQKDIQEELDNLKRRISYMIQDFNYNLQIDFGHDISMDMKSGIDTVGIPFTLANSWNPVGWTAAALMGIAMLIGLGKSIYKFFSSDYKKSEQKRVANKNLERISENIKENTEKELEKLRRNVNEYMQTLQQECETVTEHIREPYIFICRTQKEVKQLTYQIQREGELP